The sequence cttttctcacatacctcGTATATGTGAGAAATATGCAAAAGATAAATTCGGATAATGCGCCTCCACGTcgtaaataaattacttgtaataattcatatacagattatttgttttatctaaatcattatgTCGGTGAATATAGGTTTGCAGTCAAATCACCCGTATACGATGAGCAGGCTATTTTACAACCGTCATTTTGGACAAAATGGTGAAAGCGGAACGTTGTTGTATACGTAGATATGAGTTTACATTCAATTTTTGTCGAACGGTAATTAAAAGATGCTTTTAATATgtatgaaacattaatttttgtaaggATGTCTAGAAATGTTCTTTATTCATATAAAGAACATTTACCCCgattatagttttgttatttacagTAAAGAATCCGTAGGCAGTTACATCTTGTTTTGTATCACGTGCTTGCTCTATGAACAACAAGATCTGTAAaaaacgtataataataataataataataataataataataataataataataataatagaaacagaaataaattaataaaatagaacgatcggtaaaatattttctttataagacCAACAACTGTGTTATTTGGACTTAAAATGCggaaagaaaaatctattaattttgccATATTTtgatgttgaataattttttttaatgaaaattgtataaattttaatatctttaatcagAATGTAAAATTCTACGTTTTTTATGATTTAGGTGGACAAATTTTAAATACCGAATAAGAATGATCCACTTACCGATCGTTGTATAATTTgagtcattttttaaaactactgcaaagaaatctttaccttgaagaagtaatcaatttagtatattttctttgaCTTCGTTATTGTCATTAATCTTCTTACCGTAGCGCCTTCTTGAATGGATCAAACAATAGGAAACCCCAAACGGATGAAGCCAAGTGAGGGATGTATCGGGTTAGAGGTAAGGTGTTACTTGCAGATGACATTTTTCGATGATTTGTTGAGTTACCTATGCAGCTAGGCGTTATCGTGAAACAGAATAATGCCTTTGCGCTAAGACCCGGTGCATCTTTCAATACTGCTGGCTTCACTTTGTCGATAAGCATATCAAAGCAGTATACACTGTTCATTGTTAATTGATCTTTTAGCAAACGGCAAAAACAGGGCCTTTTGCATCCCAAAAGATGGTCATCGTAGTTTTTCCTGCCGATCGGTAGGAGGTGATTTCGTCTGCTTCTAGTCCGATGCTCGGTCTTTTTGATTTGGTTAATACCACACACGGTCTGTTGATACCACTGTTTCAGCAGTCCGCAATTGTATGACCATACGAGAGAAAATATTAACCGCGTTTTCACCCTCAGAAAGGAAAAACAGATGGAGGATTGCCATTGGAAAAAAAGGTTgggaggttataaaaaaaactattttaatcaaACAGCTGATCAAAAATCGGCACAAGATTACCATGTTACTGTTCTGAAACATCATAATGCTCTTACCAGTTGCTTTACCTTCGCACcttttatttgtctttaattatttaatgactctcatataaaaataaattatgaataacagCTAATAAGTATAGATAACAGCAACAGCAACCGCAGCCGCAgacgcagacacacacacacacacacacacacagacacacacacacacacacacacacacacacacatatatatatatatatatatacgcacgcacatatatacacacatacacacaacacgCACGTACACGCACGCACacagatacatacatatacacacacatacacatacacacacacacacacacacacacacacacacacacacacacacaatgattGTACAATTAATAGCTGTCTCTGTTCGGATAATTGTTTGTCTCATTGTCTTTACGCTTTATCATTACaacgaaaactttaaaaaaagaagaaatatcagaCAATCAtccatatacacaatttttttagttaattaactaaaaagaaacctataaaaaatcatatgatttttcttcatataaaaaaaaaacatccgaaTAGGTTCATTGTAATAGAAAAACTTTcggaaatacaataaagaaagaaaCGAAAAACATTCGAATCAGCCTGACagagaactttttatttttatttttattttatttttttttatttttatatatatatatatatatatatgttttaggtCTATCTTTTTTTTAGACTACAATCTTGTATTCTCTTAAAGTGAAACCTTTTGAAAATgatgaaatcaatttttcttaaattcgtttgttcaaaaaattctttaatttttctacaaatcatcgaaaaatatatatatatatatataagggtgggtattaaatagatttttttaaggatatgTGAAATAAACACTTATCCTATTATCAGcatgtattaaaatgaatatttcattcattttctcgTTTAATGGAAGATAACAGTGTTTTgtcatatttctgtaaaattttttaaaccttaacattttgaaaatggaGTAGTGTTTGAATTAcccattacaaaatttatattaataaaatgagtatccaatttttatttttagtttgtaggGAAatgattagtaattaaaaaataaatcgatgaaatacatattaaatctaaccgggattcaaaacagaatctttccatttgaaaaggaaaaatttaccACTGTGCCATAAAAGTagcatttttttcttctgtaatttcgtgtaaaaaaatataatgaattaactaACCTCTTGTTGAACACTCTCATCTAGATGTGATATCGGTTGTGATAGCAATACGTTGATGAAGGCTGTACTCTgaaatacaagaataaaataaaaattttcttttaaaaaaataaatgatataaaaaaaagtcaatctGGATTTAGGATGTACGGTGGCTTTTCCTTTTCAGTTTCTATTATggcaacaataaaaatttaataaaaagattttcatctttaagttataaaaaatttcaaatttactcgatacgacaatggttacatgtaaaaaaaagtttcaaattccTCAGCCTAGAAATTGTAAGAAGCCTca comes from Lycorma delicatula isolate Av1 chromosome 3, ASM4794821v1, whole genome shotgun sequence and encodes:
- the LOC142320842 gene encoding uncharacterized protein LOC142320842 isoform X2 — translated: MELSDRVSTLGFCFRCFIPTCYLISSHNYATKVSKNSTAFINVLLSQPISHLDESVQQEILLFIEQARDTKQDVTAYGFFTVNNKTIIGHIMIVFCRQV